In Bacillota bacterium, the genomic window GACTTTGGTCCAAGAGTGACAAGGCTTTTTTAATTGACTCTATTATTAACCAATATGATATTCCGAAAGTATATATCGCTGACTTTACTTTCGGAATATCAAGTTTAAACAAAAAAAGACTTCCGTACGCCATTATTGATGGTAAACAAAGGTTAGAAGCTATTTTCGACTTCTTTGAGGGGAAGCTTATATTAGATAATAACTTTCAATTGGAAGAGGATAAAAACCTTTCCCTTGGAGGTTTGGGTTATAAGGATCTTCAAAATATGCATCCTGAAGTTGCAGATATCTTTGATAATTTTCATTTATCCGTTATGAGGGTAATTGCTGATGACGAAGAGAAAATCAACCAACTTTTTGTTAGGCTTAATAGGAGTAAACCTCTTACTGGTGCGGAATTAAGGAATGCAATGTCGGGGCCTGTTCCCGAGTTAGTCCGATATATTACTAAACATGTGTTTTTTAAGTCATATATATCATTTCCTAATACGAGAGGACAAGATCTCAACGCTGCTGCAAAACTCCTTCTTTTTGAGTATAATAAAAAGCCAACAGAGACAAAAAAGAAGCATTTGGACCAATTTTCTGAAAAAGCGAAGGATTCTTCCGAAAAACTTGAATTAGCTAGTAGAAGAGTTATCGATATGCTTGACAGGATGTCAGAGATATTTCTTCCATCTGACCGAATCTTGTCTTCAGCTGGCAATATACCAGTCTATTATTGGCTTATAAGAGAATCTGAGCAAGAAGCTGATCGATACATTAGAGAGTTTTTAATACAATTCGAAAAACAAAGACGGAGAAATAGAGATTTATCTAAGAATAAATTTAAAACTGGACTTGATGAAGAACTGGTTCTTTACGATAAACTTAATCGTAGTACTAATGATATGAAAAGTCATATAGAAAGGTTTAGGATTTTAAAAAAAAGGTTGAGCGAATTTGCTCAAATAATACTATGATAGGGAGTCAACCGGGAGTCGAACAAAACCATGCACTTAACTTTTAAAACTACCTGTCGTTTGTCCCCCTGCGCACTGTGCTCCGTGCCGGCGCGACATCGGCTTGCCGCGGAGCGAACGACGGTCCGCGTGTAGAGCCTGACATTACCCTCCTAATGCTTCTGATTGGGTCCAAAACAGACCCTTCCCATCCTATCAAACTTTTCCCTTAATTACGGCACGATGTGCGCGCCTGTTCGCTTAGTTGCGTTTTCACCGTGTCCGCGTAAGCGGCCCTGCGGCAGAGCGCGCACTTGCGGACAAACGACAGCAGGCGGGGTACAGCTATGTGGCAGATTTTAACTTGTTATATGGGTTATTCTGCTATATATTACTGCTATAAGAGATTAATCGTAAAAAAAGCATTATGTCATAAGGACTGTCCCTATGACAGTCCTTAAACTATCGGGAGGACTAAATCAGTGTCGACTCTTCAGGAATTACTCAACCTTGGCCTTGTAGATATCGGTTCGGACGATTCGCGCTTTGACAAGATGCAGGCCGCTTCCTCCGCGCTTTCAGCGAAGTTCAATGGGGAGCCTAGTTTGCTGATTCCTGCGACGCTCATCTCGATAGACGAAAGCGTTGGCGAGGACGACCCCATGTTCGCGCTTGTCGAGGAGTTGGTGGTCGCCAAGTGGAAGACGCTGAGAAACACCCACGTCAACCGTCCAAGGGAGCTGTTGCGGTCCATCATCATCGACGCACTCGCAGCTGTAGTGAAAGAAAATCACAACTCTGCAGGGGTCGTATGGAATTCGGCAGTTTTACCACTTCGGCATCGGCAGGTACGCCTCGGCAAGGCGGCTTCTTTAATCGAGAAGTTGCTGAAGGGCGCCGGCGAGTTCGCGGAGCAGGAGGCGGTAGTTCGCGCGGGGTTTTTATCCACACTGCCGCAAAAGCGAAACAGGAAGAAGGCGTCTCCTGAAAAGGCTTCACTTAACATCTCCGCTGCCATTGGTGACGATGACGTCTTCGCGGATGTCGCTCGGTCGGCGGGGCCACAGCATCCGCGGAACCAGGACCTCGATAGCCCCAATCCACACTGGCCCAATCAGGCACAGCCATGGGCCCACGAATTTG contains:
- a CDS encoding DUF262 domain-containing protein translates to MFKVTQFEPRVLRWWWSQKSKIDFEPPYQRRGRLWSKSDKAFLIDSIINQYDIPKVYIADFTFGISSLNKKRLPYAIIDGKQRLEAIFDFFEGKLILDNNFQLEEDKNLSLGGLGYKDLQNMHPEVADIFDNFHLSVMRVIADDEEKINQLFVRLNRSKPLTGAELRNAMSGPVPELVRYITKHVFFKSYISFPNTRGQDLNAAAKLLLFEYNKKPTETKKKHLDQFSEKAKDSSEKLELASRRVIDMLDRMSEIFLPSDRILSSAGNIPVYYWLIRESEQEADRYIREFLIQFEKQRRRNRDLSKNKFKTGLDEELVLYDKLNRSTNDMKSHIERFRILKKRLSEFAQIIL
- a CDS encoding GTPase-associated system all-helical protein GASH, producing the protein MSTLQELLNLGLVDIGSDDSRFDKMQAASSALSAKFNGEPSLLIPATLISIDESVGEDDPMFALVEELVVAKWKTLRNTHVNRPRELLRSIIIDALAAVVKENHNSAGVVWNSAVLPLRHRQVRLGKAASLIEKLLKGAGEFAEQEAVVRAGFLSTLPQKRNRKKASPEKASLNISAAIGDDDVFADVARSAGPQHPRNQDLDSPNPHWPNQAQPWAHEFANRMATALAKAVTLGNARLSEALSEQLGVYLGGFEKQLAEQFRDVEQLQNDMLQMHESSRMRLDVLWWSDALYSPALQVGYRELDLTVAAVAAAVDLSDIVPALAPASVCYVLGETLLRVSQLKEGGSERSVLAYLEGVAEAKTEFGDRLPTAPTNNARLPLVNLVSEAARGSRVSPDAVRQRAGVDPSLVLSPAEFAMWVFRGIQANRLVEALR